The Calliphora vicina chromosome 3, idCalVici1.1, whole genome shotgun sequence genome contains a region encoding:
- the atk gene encoding protein artichoke — protein sequence MKRRRSLRTTRTNSLWIDFVYNFLFYCWILSYLLVDVNAEVGIGCPPSEAILPCRCSLRGKEIQIWCSHSNLPQIMDGIKAVERNIKGAIDELVLENNQLPALPGRFFGSLQIVRLMLRYNSIERVSNGWLNELENSLVEIYIVEPQLRSIPVESLNGMINMVAITIQSDELKHLPDFSGLLSLTYLSVQSKSLTELQSHWFRHLPKLQNIHITGGEHLNRLENGLFDGLISLKNLDLSRNGINWIHLRALARLPNLVSLKLSYNQISDVGMIGRIIKDLENLKKLRLDHNIINIIEDGSFVDLPHLSELHLNDNRVTEIEYGAFLRTPMLKTIYLHNNHIKRIHPESFLQASGSGVETMYLYNNEIEHVTELRSMLEALPALKFLDISNNFLRDIHFGALRGHGTLEQLHVNNNLLRNIERDALMAMPALRELRLRNNSLSHELSMPFWNLPGLKGLDLSLNNFRSVDSFLLAGLPSLRRLDLSENGLNKLDPTTFIHNAMLETLNISANELVLVHPATFRNLDRLFEVDCSFNQLLEIIPGLPKIVERISVRGNLISNLPQLASKTMNLPNLRMLDLSLNRLEHLPKYAFQGTVQLRVLSLANNRLRTLDDTAFIGANRLELLHLQENQLMNIDERSLLPLSELRNLNLHANKLAIITDNLLSNNSKLEQLDLSHNNIRSIAPSAFESQKSLEYLDLSGNALTDMSISLANLLNLKDIDLSYNQISHIHSEVITAWRQVLEIRLSNNLITELKRGSFRNLVKLQYLDLSSNEISVVEPGALKNLPDLQEFVLADNKLSELKDHVFEDLPNLLASHFQYNNLRFISSESFFNSPSMVFLNLSNNHFRNMENIGLRTMRNLEVLDLSTNGVKMVSTMPLKSLNWLVELKMDNNEICKIQGSPFETMPRLRVLSMRNNRLRTIKERTFRNLRGNIAIIDMDGNPIDCSCEMQWLSVWLQETNFPYPGPKCQDGRLLRMSRIDKNLCNNYDDNNPRNGGAYSEGESTNHLPLLNEHGDIFQRDLHDEYSEECDAYETPIGERPLAGESEYFYDQYVDYPPANETAVSQQHEHSSSGTHIATTNTVLNLHRKPVVATPISSNIDLNNTILNTNYFKKKPGTPYSSSSPFTFFGYPIPSLSLGRFFGANQRGRKDRGDYGMTAASSTITTTSEMPATHRMHTGSGKVRMYQPNSAEFEKYLKDKDEAAEDSQYADANGRKRFMEISSDETSASSENPSSVFKTGFRVPTSVERGGFKPIVPENNGGFMPVHDPSKRRGIVEVASPSSKIDKTNRLSQDYEKSLNTFKQKIPPTTTESSMSEEIESHTYYVTEASTEETTTYRPTIRNTINTTRKPSTPLMKPFTTTSTTTTSTTSMPTTSKAPLTTPRDSYESELYDDDLEAQSVGMMKPPPLIQTTTSETILLIPPPEELVEQIKRQSWIHTTPKQDSQESNNYLTTITTSSTTTTSTTTAPDTITYTTTTTIPLPYLPRPGGAARSTITKVYTPQTLNQHLPTAEEYQRTTPSLSSKAYQTEEPQLTANAQKRDEPIDRKDGMDWYYESFKKTRTSGAIKPVFSDSSSLRSSAVRGSLSIYLVLICLSVLTMA from the exons GTGCTCACACAGTAATTTACCCCAAATAATGGACGGCATCAAAGCAGTCGAACGGAATATTAAAGGAGCCATCGATGAACTAGTGCTCGAAAACAATCAACTACCTGCCCTGCCGGGCCGTTTCTTTGGTTCTCTACAAATAGTGCGGCTAATGTTGCGTTACAACAGCATTGAAAGGGTGTCAAATGGTTGGCTCAATGAACTGGAAAACTCATTGgtagaaatttatattgtggAGCCACAGTTAAGAAGTATACCGGTCGAAAGTTTAAATGGCATGATCAACATGGTGGCTATTACCATACAAAGTGATGAACTAAAACATTTGCCAGACTTTTCGGGTCTACTGAGTTTGACGTACTTGAGTGTTCAAAGTAAATCATTGACAGAGTTGCAATCTCATTGGTTTAGACACTTGCCGAAATTGCAAAATATACACATTACTGGGGGAGAACATTTGAATCGTTTGGAAAACGGTTTATTTGATGGTCTAATATCGTTAAAGAACTTGGATCTAAGTAGGAATGGCATAAATTGGATACATTTGAGGGCATTGGCAAGATTACCGAACTTGGTGAGTTTGAAATTGTCCTACAATCAAATCAGTGATGTAGGTATGATTGGGCGCATAATAAAGGATTTggagaatttaaaaaagttacgcTTGGATCATAATATAATCAATATCATAGAGGATGGCTCATTTGTGGACCTGCCGCATTTGAGTGAGCTGCACTTGAATGACAATCGTGTTACCGAAATAGAATATGGAGCTTTTCTGCGTACGCCCATGTTGAAAACAATATATCTACATAACAATCATATTAAGAGAATTCATCCGGAATCTTTTTTGCAAGCCTCAGGCAGTGGGGTggaaaccatgtatttgtataaTAATGAGATAGAACATGTTACGGAGTTGAGATCTATGTTGGAAGCTTTGCCGGCCTTGAAATTTTTGGATATAAGTAATAATTTTTTGAGAGATATACATTTTGGTGCTTTGCGTGGCCATGGCACTTTGGAACAGCTGCATGTGAACAATAATCTACtgagaaatattgaaagagATGCTTTAATGGCGATGCCCGCTTTAAGGGAGCTGCGTTTGAGAAACAACAGTTTGTCCCATGAATTGTCAATGCCATTTTGGAATTTGCCCGGTCTAAAGGGTTTGGATTtgtctttaaataattttagatcCGTAGACTCATTTTTGTTGGCTGGTTTACCCTCTTTGAGACGTTTGGATTTGAGTGAAAATGGTTTAAATAAATTGGATCCTACGACCTTTATACACAATGCCATGTTGGAAACTTTAAATATATCGGCCAATGAATTGGTTTTGGTGCATCCAGCTACTTTTCGCAATTTGGATCGTTTGTTCGAGGTGGATTGTAGTTTCAATCAATTATTGGAAATCATACCAGGACTGCCAAAAATTGTGGAAAGAATTTCGGTGCGTGGAAATTTGATATCCAATCTTCCTCAATTGGCTAGTAAAACTATGAATTTGCCAAATTTAAGAATGTTGGACTTGAGTCTCAATCGTTTAGAACATTTGCCCAAATATGCCTTTCAGGGCACCGTGCAATTAAGGGTGCTTAGTTTAGCCAATAATCGTTTAAGAACTTTGGATGATACGGCCTTCATAGGTGCCAATCGCTTAGAATTGCTGCATTTACAGGAAAATCAATTAATGAATATAGATGAACGTAGCTTGCTGCCTTTATCGGAGTTAAGGAATCTTAATTTACATGCCAATAAATTGGCTATTATAACCGATAATTTGCTTTCGAATAATAGCAAACTGGAACAATTGGATTTGTCCCATAATAATATACGATCCATAGCCCCATCAGCATTTGAGTCTCAAAAATCTCTGGAATATTTAGATCTATCGGGCAATGCTTTGACTGATATGTCCATATCTTTAGCaaacttattaaatttaaaagatattgACCTCAGCTACAATCAAATCTCCCATATCCATAGCGAGGTAATTACGGCTTGGCGCCAGGTGCTTGAAATACGTCTATCTAATAATTTAATTACGGAACTTAAACGTGGCTCTTTCCGTAACTTGGTGAAATTACAATACTTAGATTTATCTAGTAATGAAATTAGTGTTGTGGAACCTGGAGCTCTAAAAAATCTGCCAGATCTTCAGGAGTTCGTTTTAGCCGACAACAAGCTGTCCGAATTAAAAGATCATGTCTTTGAAGATTTGCCCAATTTATTGGCTTCACATTTTCAATACAATAATCTACGTTTTATATCGTCGGAAAGCTTTTTCAATTCACCCTCTATGGTGTTCTTGAATTTATCAAATAATCATTTTCGCAATATGGAAAATATTGGTCTGCGTACAATGCGCAATTTGGAAGTGCTGGACTTGTCAACTAACGGCGTTAAAATGGTGTCAACAATGCCTTTGAAATCCTTGAATTGGTTGGTGGAATTGAAAATGgataataatgaaatatgtaAAATTCAG GGTTCTCCATTTGAAACGATGCCTCGCTTGAGAGTTTTATCCATGCGTAATAATCGTTTGCGCACTATTAAGGAGAGGACATTTCGAAACTTGAGAGGCAATATAGCCATTATAGATATGGATG GCAATCCCATAGATTGTTCCTGTGAAATGCAATGGCTTTCGGTATGGCTGCAGGAAACAAATTTCCCCTATCCTGGACCCAAATGCCAAGATGGTCGTCTTCTAAGAATGTCACGCATTGATAAAAACTTGTGCAACAACTATGACGACAACAATCCACGAAATGGTGGAGCTTACAGCGAAGGTGAAAGTACAAATCATCTGCCACTGCTTAACGAACACGGTGATATATTCCAAAGAGATTTACACGATGAATATAGCGAGGAATGTGATGCCTATGAAACGCCAATTGGAGAAAGACCTTTGGCCGGGgaaagtgaatatttttatgatcaatatgtAGACTATCCACCTGCCAACGAGACAGCGGTTTCGCAACAACACGAACACTCCTCTTCGGGCACACACATCGCCACCACTAATACCGTACTGAATCTGCACAGAAAACCAGTGGTTGCTACCCCGATTAGCTCAAACATAGACTTGaacaatacaattttgaatACCAACTATTTCAAAAAGAAACCGGGCACTCCCTATTCTTCATCTTCGCCATTTACCTTTTTTGGTTATCCCATACCTAGTTTGAGTTTGGGAAGATTTTTTGGAGCCAATCAACGAGGACGTAAAGATAGGGGTGATTATGGCATGACGGCTGCCTCATCCACTATAACGACTACTAGTGAAATGCCGGCTACGCACCGCATGCATACCGGATCGGGCAAAGTGCGCATGTATCAACCCAATAGTGCTGAATTTGAGAAATATCTTAAGGATAAAGACGAGGCGGCGGAGGATTCTCAATATGCAGATGCCAATGGCCGTAAAAGATTCATGGAAATATCCTCAGACGAGACCTCGGCCAGTTCGGAGAATCCATCTAGTGTTTTTAAAACAGGCTTTAGGGTACCAACTAGTGTAGAGAGAGGAGGTTTTAAGCCTATAGTACCCGAAAATAATGGCGGCTTTATGCCGGTGCATGATCCATCAAAAAGGAGAGGCATAGTGGAAGTGGCTTCGCCTTCATCGAAAATTGATAAAACAAATCGCTTAAGTCAAGACTATGAAAAATCCTTGAAcacatttaagcaaaaaataccGCCAACAACAACTGAATCTTCCATGAGCGAAGAAATTGAGTCACACACATATTATGTCACCGAGGCGTCTACGGAAGAGACAACAACTTATCGTCCAACAATACGTAACACCATTAATACCACACGAAAACCTTCAACGCCCCTCATGAAACCATTCACCACAACGTCTACAACCACCACTAGTACAACTAGCATGCCTACGACTTCTAAGGCGCCCCTCACCACTCCCAGGGATTCTTATGAATCCGAGCTATATGATGACGATCTGGAAGCCCAATCAGTAGGCATGATGAAACCACCACCTCTTATACAGACCACAACATCTGAAACCATATTACTAATACCACCACCCGAAGAGTTGGTTGAACAAATCAAAAGACAATCATGGATCCATACTACACCCAAACAAGATTCTCAAGAATCGAATAACTATCTCACAACCATTACAACATCCAGCACCACTACTACAAGCACAACCACAGCACCTGATACCATTACTTACACTACAACAACCACAATTCCCCTACCCTACCTACCACGTCCGGGTGGTGCAGCACGATCAACCATAACAAAAGTCTATACACCACAAACCTTAAATCAGCACTTACCCACGGCTGAGGAATACCAAAGGACAACGCCCAGTCTTTCATCTAAAGCGTATCAAACCGAAGAACCTCAACTAACGGCAAATGCCCAAAAACGCGATGAACCCATCGATCGCAAAGATGGCATGGACTGGTATTATgagagttttaaaaaaactcgtACAAGTGGTGCGataaaaccggtttttagcgACTCTAGTTCTCTGAGAAGTTCAGCAGTTAGAGGAAGTTTATCCATTTATctagttttaatttgtttgagtGTTTTGACCATGGCGTAA